In Pedobacter sp. W3I1, one DNA window encodes the following:
- a CDS encoding citrate synthase encodes MSDIAEIKVDGKTVELPVITGTEDEKAIDISKLRDLTGFVTLDTGFKNTGSTKSKITFLDGEKGILKYRGYSIEELAAKSSFLEVIYLIIYGDLPTQKQLEDLQADISKHTLIHEDMKKFFDGYPSRSHPMGQLGSLIFSLSTFYPECLKPNQTAEEQDLTIIKLLAKFPTIVSFVYKKSLGHPLIYPKNKYDYVTNFLWMTFGQRTEDYDVNPIVVNAMNKLLILHADHEQNCSASTVRIVGSSDCNLYASIAAGIAALWGPLHGGANQAVIDMLELIKADGGDTEKWINKAKDKNDSFRMMGFGHRVYKNFDPRAKIIKKACDDILENLGIDDPILEIAKKLEEAALTDQYFIDRKLYPNVDFYSGIIYRALGFPSEMFTVLFALGRLPGWIAQWKEMHENKEPIGRPRQIYVGETDREFVELKDRK; translated from the coding sequence ATGTCAGATATTGCAGAGATAAAAGTTGATGGTAAGACAGTAGAATTGCCAGTAATTACAGGAACAGAAGATGAAAAGGCCATTGATATTTCGAAATTAAGAGATCTTACGGGCTTCGTAACTTTAGATACTGGTTTTAAAAATACTGGTTCTACCAAAAGTAAAATCACTTTTTTAGATGGTGAAAAAGGCATTTTAAAATATAGAGGATATTCCATCGAAGAGCTTGCCGCAAAATCGAGTTTTCTGGAAGTGATTTATCTGATTATTTACGGTGACCTTCCAACACAAAAACAATTGGAAGATTTACAGGCTGATATCAGTAAGCATACTTTGATCCATGAAGATATGAAGAAATTTTTTGATGGTTATCCATCAAGATCTCATCCAATGGGTCAGTTGGGCTCATTAATCTTCTCATTATCTACATTTTATCCTGAGTGTTTAAAGCCAAATCAAACCGCAGAAGAACAAGATTTAACCATCATTAAACTTTTGGCTAAATTTCCAACCATTGTTTCTTTCGTTTATAAAAAATCATTAGGTCATCCACTTATTTATCCAAAAAATAAATATGATTATGTAACCAATTTTCTTTGGATGACCTTTGGACAGCGAACAGAAGATTACGATGTAAATCCGATCGTGGTTAATGCCATGAATAAATTGCTTATTCTGCATGCAGATCACGAGCAAAATTGTTCAGCATCTACCGTACGTATTGTAGGTTCGTCTGACTGTAATTTATATGCTTCAATTGCTGCAGGTATTGCTGCACTCTGGGGCCCGCTACATGGTGGTGCCAATCAGGCTGTTATCGACATGCTTGAATTGATTAAAGCTGATGGTGGTGATACAGAGAAGTGGATTAATAAAGCAAAAGATAAAAACGATTCGTTCCGCATGATGGGTTTTGGACATAGGGTTTACAAAAACTTCGATCCAAGAGCTAAAATCATTAAAAAAGCATGCGATGATATCTTAGAAAACTTAGGTATTGATGACCCGATTTTAGAAATTGCTAAAAAATTAGAAGAAGCAGCTTTAACTGATCAATACTTCATTGATCGTAAGTTATATCCAAATGTGGATTTCTATTCAGGTATTATTTACCGCGCATTAGGCTTCCCATCTGAAATGTTTACCGTTCTATTTGCTTTAGGCCGTTTACCAGGATGGATTGCACAATGGAAAGAAATGCACGAAAACAAAGAACCGATAGGTCGTCCACGTCAGATTTATGTAGGTGAAACGGATAGAGAATTTGTTGAGCTTAAAGACAGAAAATAA